In Aestuariibaculum lutulentum, one DNA window encodes the following:
- a CDS encoding acetyl-CoA C-acyltransferase, with protein sequence MKQAYIVKAYRTAVGKAPKGLFRFKRTDELAAETIQYMMKELPQLDKSRIDDVIVGNAMPEGSQGLNMARFISLIGLNSVDVPGVTVNRFCASGIETIGIATAKIQAGMADCIIAGGAESMSAVPMTGFKPELNYDTVKAGHPDYYWGMGNTAEAVANQFKVSREDQDEFAYNSHMKALKAQAENRFKDQIVPIDVEQTYIDENGKKATKSYTVTKDEGPRAGTNLEALAKLRPVFAAGGSVTAGNSSQMSDGAAFVMIMSEEMVKELNLEPIARLVNYAAAGVEPRIMGIGPVKAIPKALKQAGLKQADLELIELNEAFASQSIAVIRELNLNPNIVNVNGGAIALGHPLGCTGTKLSVQLFDEMRKRNMTGKYGAVTMCVGTGQGACGIFEFLN encoded by the coding sequence ATGAAACAAGCATATATAGTAAAAGCATATAGAACGGCAGTTGGAAAAGCTCCTAAAGGCTTATTCCGCTTCAAGCGAACTGATGAGTTGGCTGCCGAAACCATTCAGTATATGATGAAGGAATTACCACAACTCGACAAATCGCGCATAGACGATGTTATTGTTGGTAATGCCATGCCTGAGGGTTCTCAAGGACTTAACATGGCTCGATTTATTTCTTTAATAGGTTTGAATAGTGTGGATGTTCCTGGAGTTACTGTTAATAGATTTTGTGCTTCAGGTATTGAAACCATAGGAATTGCAACAGCTAAAATTCAAGCCGGAATGGCCGACTGTATTATTGCCGGTGGTGCCGAAAGTATGAGTGCTGTGCCTATGACAGGATTTAAACCTGAACTAAATTACGATACCGTTAAAGCCGGACACCCAGATTATTATTGGGGTATGGGAAATACAGCCGAAGCTGTCGCTAATCAATTTAAAGTGTCTCGTGAAGATCAGGATGAATTTGCTTATAATTCACACATGAAGGCCTTAAAGGCACAAGCAGAAAATCGTTTTAAGGATCAGATTGTTCCCATTGATGTCGAACAAACCTATATTGATGAAAACGGTAAGAAAGCAACAAAAAGCTACACAGTTACAAAAGACGAAGGACCACGTGCAGGAACTAATTTAGAAGCTTTGGCAAAATTGCGTCCGGTATTTGCTGCCGGCGGAAGTGTTACCGCTGGTAACTCTTCGCAAATGAGTGACGGCGCTGCTTTCGTCATGATTATGAGTGAAGAAATGGTTAAAGAACTTAATTTAGAACCCATTGCACGCCTTGTAAATTATGCAGCAGCTGGTGTAGAACCACGCATTATGGGTATTGGTCCTGTAAAAGCCATTCCTAAAGCCTTAAAACAAGCTGGTTTAAAACAAGCCGATTTAGAACTTATTGAACTAAATGAAGCTTTTGCATCACAATCTATTGCCGTTATCCGAGAGCTAAATCTTAATCCCAATATCGTTAATGTGAACGGAGGCGCTATTGCGCTTGGACATCCACTGGGTTGTACCGGAACCAAGCTTTCGGTTCAGCTTTTTGATGAAATGCGTAAACGTAATATGACAGGTAAATACGGTGCCGTAACTATGTGTGTCGGTACTGGGCAAGGTGCTTGTGGAATTTTTGAATTTTTAAACTAA
- a CDS encoding 3-hydroxyacyl-CoA dehydrogenase/enoyl-CoA hydratase family protein, translated as MTKRRIKKVAIIGSGIMGSGIACHFANIGVDVLLLDIVPRELNDAEKAKGLTLNDNIVRNRIVNDALGKALKSNPSPIYHQKFASRITTGNLEDDISKVAHVDWIMEVVVERLDIKKQVFETLDKHRTPGTLITSNTSGIPIHFMSEGRSEDFQNHFCGTHFFNPARYLKLFEIIPGPKTSSDVLDFLNGYGEQFLGKTSVVAKDTPAFIGNRIGIFGIQSLFHQVKELGLTIEEVDKLTGPVIGRPKSATFRTVDVVGLDTLVHVANGIYDNCPDDEAHELFKLPDFINTMMENKWLGSKTGQGFYKKVKHADGSSEILSLDLDTLEYRKSKKANFATLELTKTIDKVIDRFPILVSGKDKAGAFYRKNFAAMFAYVSNRIPEISDELYKIDDAMKAGFGWEHGPFQIWDAIGIEKGIDIMKSEGLEPASWVNDMLTSGSKSFYTIKEGATYFYNISSKSQEKVPGQDAFIILDNIRKSNEVFKNSGVVIEDLGDGILNCEFQSKMNTIGGDVLAGLNKAIDIAEKDFDGLVIGNQGANFSVGANIGMIFMMAVEQEYDELNAAIKYFQDTMMRMRYSAIPTISAPHGMTLGGGCELSMHVDKVVAAAETYIGLVEFGVGVIPGGGGSKEMALRASDAFRKGDVELNTLQEYFLTIGMAKVSTSAYEAFDLGVLQKGKDIVVVNKDRQIATAKAHARSMADAGYTQPLKRNDVKVLGKQALGMFLVGTDAMEASKYISEHDHKIANKLAYVMAGGDLSEPTLVSEQYLLDLEREAFLSLCTERKTLERIQYMLKTGKPLRN; from the coding sequence ATGACTAAACGAAGAATAAAAAAAGTAGCCATTATTGGTTCTGGAATTATGGGTAGCGGTATCGCCTGCCATTTTGCAAACATTGGTGTCGATGTCTTGCTACTGGATATTGTTCCCAGAGAACTTAATGATGCCGAAAAGGCCAAAGGCCTGACATTAAACGACAACATTGTTAGAAACCGCATAGTAAATGATGCTTTAGGTAAGGCATTAAAATCGAACCCCTCACCTATTTATCATCAAAAATTTGCTTCACGTATTACCACTGGAAATCTTGAAGACGACATTAGTAAAGTAGCCCATGTCGATTGGATTATGGAAGTCGTTGTTGAACGCCTTGATATTAAAAAGCAAGTCTTCGAAACCTTAGATAAACACCGTACTCCGGGAACCTTAATTACCTCGAACACCTCGGGTATCCCTATTCATTTTATGAGCGAAGGTCGAAGTGAAGATTTTCAAAACCATTTCTGTGGGACACACTTTTTCAATCCGGCACGCTATTTAAAACTATTTGAAATCATTCCTGGACCTAAAACGTCGTCTGATGTTTTAGATTTCCTAAACGGATATGGTGAACAATTTTTGGGTAAAACTTCGGTTGTTGCCAAAGACACACCTGCATTCATCGGTAACCGTATTGGTATTTTTGGCATTCAAAGTTTATTCCATCAGGTAAAAGAATTGGGCTTAACAATCGAAGAAGTCGATAAATTAACGGGGCCGGTAATTGGCAGACCTAAATCGGCTACCTTTCGCACAGTCGATGTGGTAGGTTTAGACACTTTAGTGCATGTGGCAAATGGTATATATGATAATTGCCCGGATGATGAAGCTCATGAGCTTTTCAAACTTCCGGATTTCATCAATACCATGATGGAAAACAAATGGTTGGGCAGTAAAACAGGTCAAGGGTTTTACAAAAAAGTTAAACATGCCGATGGCTCAAGTGAAATACTATCATTAGACCTCGACACACTGGAATACCGTAAAAGTAAAAAAGCCAACTTCGCCACTTTAGAGCTTACTAAAACTATAGATAAAGTCATCGACCGTTTTCCAATTTTAGTTAGCGGAAAAGATAAAGCAGGCGCTTTTTACCGTAAAAACTTTGCGGCGATGTTCGCTTATGTTTCAAACCGAATTCCAGAAATATCAGACGAGCTTTATAAAATTGATGATGCGATGAAAGCCGGCTTTGGCTGGGAACATGGTCCGTTTCAAATCTGGGACGCTATTGGTATTGAAAAAGGTATCGACATCATGAAATCTGAAGGTTTAGAACCTGCATCTTGGGTAAATGACATGCTTACTTCGGGAAGTAAATCATTTTACACCATTAAAGAAGGGGCTACCTATTTCTATAATATTTCAAGCAAATCTCAGGAAAAAGTTCCGGGACAAGATGCCTTTATCATATTAGATAACATCAGAAAATCTAATGAAGTTTTTAAAAATTCAGGAGTTGTTATTGAAGATTTAGGTGATGGTATTCTTAATTGTGAATTCCAAAGTAAAATGAATACCATTGGAGGCGATGTTCTTGCCGGATTAAACAAAGCAATTGATATCGCAGAAAAAGATTTCGATGGTCTTGTTATCGGAAACCAAGGCGCAAACTTCTCCGTAGGTGCTAATATTGGTATGATTTTCATGATGGCTGTCGAGCAGGAATACGACGAGTTAAATGCTGCCATTAAATATTTTCAGGATACCATGATGCGCATGCGCTACTCAGCTATCCCAACCATTTCAGCGCCACACGGCATGACACTTGGTGGTGGTTGTGAACTATCGATGCATGTTGATAAAGTTGTGGCTGCGGCAGAGACTTATATCGGATTGGTTGAATTTGGCGTTGGTGTGATTCCTGGTGGTGGCGGTTCTAAAGAAATGGCATTGCGGGCTTCAGACGCTTTCAGGAAAGGTGATGTGGAATTGAATACATTACAGGAATATTTCTTAACCATTGGTATGGCCAAAGTATCAACCTCAGCATACGAAGCTTTCGATTTAGGCGTGCTTCAAAAAGGAAAAGATATTGTTGTAGTTAATAAAGACCGACAAATAGCAACAGCAAAAGCGCATGCCAGATCAATGGCAGATGCCGGCTATACGCAACCCCTAAAACGTAACGATGTTAAAGTACTTGGTAAGCAAGCATTGGGAATGTTTTTAGTTGGAACAGATGCCATGGAAGCTTCCAAATACATTAGCGAACACGACCATAAAATAGCCAATAAATTGGCTTACGTTATGGCTGGTGGCGATTTAAGTGAACCTACTCTGGTAAGCGAACAGTACTTATTAGATTTAGAGCGTGAAGCCTTCCTGAGTTTATGTACCGAACGTAAAACTCTGGAACGTATTCAGTACATGCTAAAAACTGGTAAACCATTAAGAAACTAA
- a CDS encoding MarR family winged helix-turn-helix transcriptional regulator, which produces MKEKTTKEPTIDYVLRTTWLTVQKMYNEEAAKFGSTMATGFTLLSIDPEKGTASTALGPKMGMEATSLSRILKTMETKGLIERRPNPEDGRGVIIHLTEFGREKREYAKNQVLIFNNTIKNHISEDKLKHFYEVTDLINEMISNKKIYNQND; this is translated from the coding sequence ATGAAAGAAAAGACAACTAAAGAACCAACCATCGATTATGTATTAAGAACAACCTGGCTCACCGTACAAAAGATGTATAACGAAGAAGCTGCTAAATTTGGAAGCACCATGGCAACCGGTTTTACATTATTAAGTATAGATCCCGAAAAAGGCACTGCTTCAACAGCCCTAGGTCCTAAAATGGGTATGGAAGCTACAAGTCTCTCACGAATTTTAAAAACCATGGAAACCAAAGGACTTATAGAACGACGTCCTAATCCAGAAGATGGTCGAGGCGTTATTATACACCTTACCGAATTTGGTCGCGAGAAAAGAGAATATGCTAAAAACCAGGTTTTAATTTTTAATAACACTATTAAAAACCACATTTCAGAAGACAAATTAAAACACTTTTACGAGGTAACCGATTTAATTAATGAAATGATTTCGAACAAGAAAATATACAATCAAAACGATTAG
- a CDS encoding AMP-dependent synthetase/ligase, producing MANITRIFDFPYYQLKTYNLDKALTTKYNNEWVSISTQEFIDQANAISRGLLRLGVKPNDKIAVISSSNRTEWNVLDIGVLQIGAQNVPIYPTIASEDYEYILNHSESTYCFVSDIEVLEKLNSIKANTKLQGVYTFDNIEGANHWSDILKLGEDTENQDQIETLKNCIKAEDLATIIYTSGTTGTPKGVMLSHNNLVSNVLDSDRHVPFKHGKSKGLSFLPVCHVFERMILYLYMYCGAEIYFAESIDKMSDNLKEVRPHVMTAVPRLYEKVYDKIIAKGAELTGLKKNIFFWAVNLGLRYEPYGQNGWWYEFQLKLARKLIFKKWQEALGGNIEIMVSGSAALQPRLTRIFAAAGLTILEGYGLTETSPVIAVNDMINHGFKVGTVGKVIDNVDVKIAEDGEILVKGPNVMMGYYKDPERTAEVMTDGYFHTGDIGEFDNEGFLKITDRKKEMFKTSGGKYVAPALLENKFKQSRFIEQIMVIGEGEKMPAALIQLNFDFVKEWGKRHHIIFKNNEEMITNPQLLERIQAEIDVANADFGNWEQIKKFEITPDVWSIDAGHLTPTMKLKRKVIKEIYKDLIEKIYRP from the coding sequence ATGGCAAACATTACGAGAATTTTTGACTTTCCTTATTATCAGTTAAAGACTTATAATTTAGACAAAGCACTAACAACAAAATATAATAACGAGTGGGTATCTATATCGACTCAGGAATTTATTGACCAGGCGAATGCTATTAGTCGAGGATTGCTTCGATTGGGTGTTAAGCCAAACGATAAAATTGCCGTTATTTCGTCGTCTAACCGAACCGAATGGAATGTCTTAGATATAGGCGTACTGCAAATCGGCGCACAAAATGTACCTATTTACCCTACAATTGCTTCAGAAGATTATGAATACATTTTAAATCATTCTGAATCGACTTATTGTTTTGTATCCGATATTGAAGTTTTAGAAAAACTAAACAGTATTAAGGCAAACACAAAACTACAGGGCGTTTATACTTTCGATAACATTGAAGGCGCGAATCATTGGTCTGATATTTTAAAATTAGGAGAAGACACCGAAAATCAAGACCAAATTGAAACCCTTAAAAACTGTATTAAAGCAGAAGATTTGGCAACTATAATTTATACTTCAGGAACAACAGGAACACCTAAGGGCGTGATGTTGTCTCACAACAATTTAGTTTCAAATGTTTTAGACAGCGACCGACATGTACCTTTTAAACACGGTAAATCTAAAGGCTTAAGCTTTCTTCCGGTTTGCCATGTTTTCGAACGTATGATTTTGTACCTATATATGTATTGCGGTGCCGAAATCTATTTTGCCGAATCGATTGATAAAATGAGTGATAACTTAAAAGAAGTTAGACCCCATGTTATGACTGCCGTACCGCGTCTTTACGAAAAAGTATACGATAAAATTATAGCTAAAGGTGCCGAATTAACGGGTTTAAAAAAGAATATTTTCTTTTGGGCTGTAAATTTAGGTTTACGTTATGAGCCCTACGGCCAAAATGGCTGGTGGTACGAATTTCAATTAAAATTAGCCCGAAAACTCATTTTCAAGAAATGGCAGGAAGCTTTGGGTGGCAACATAGAAATTATGGTCTCTGGAAGTGCCGCATTGCAACCTCGACTAACGCGTATTTTTGCTGCTGCGGGACTAACAATTCTTGAAGGCTACGGTCTTACTGAAACATCACCTGTTATTGCTGTTAACGACATGATAAACCATGGTTTTAAAGTAGGAACTGTTGGAAAAGTCATAGATAATGTTGATGTAAAAATTGCTGAAGACGGCGAAATTCTTGTTAAAGGACCTAACGTGATGATGGGATATTATAAAGATCCTGAGCGTACCGCCGAAGTGATGACAGACGGTTATTTCCACACCGGAGATATAGGTGAATTTGATAATGAAGGTTTCTTAAAAATTACCGATCGTAAAAAAGAAATGTTTAAAACCTCGGGTGGTAAATATGTAGCTCCTGCTCTTTTAGAAAACAAGTTTAAACAATCGCGTTTTATCGAACAGATTATGGTTATTGGTGAAGGCGAAAAAATGCCTGCTGCCCTAATTCAATTAAATTTCGATTTTGTTAAAGAATGGGGTAAACGTCACCATATCATCTTCAAAAACAATGAAGAGATGATTACCAATCCGCAATTATTAGAGCGTATTCAGGCTGAAATTGATGTTGCCAATGCCGACTTTGGTAATTGGGAACAAATAAAGAAGTTTGAAATCACTCCAGATGTGTGGTCTATTGATGCCGGACACCTAACACCTACCATGAAGTTAAAACGTAAGGTGATTAAGGAGATCTATAAAGACCTGATTGAGAAAATCTACCGTCCTTAA
- the ppdK gene encoding pyruvate, phosphate dikinase: MELLEAEKTRVYRFGNKVADGNSKMKNLLGGKGANLAEMSAIGIPVPPGFTITTEVCTEYNLLGEVAVIDMIRDEVEASITNIETLMGTRFGDKDNPLLVSVRSGARVSMPGMMDTVLNLGLNDEVVLGLAKKTNNEQFAWDSYRRFIQMYGGVVLGMKPASKDDIDPFEEIMENLKGKRGIQLDTEFTVQDLKDLVYDFKEAVKKQTGHSFPTNPWEQLWGAIIAVFNSWNGDRAVYYRNMNGYPADWGTAVNVQAMVYGNMGNSSATGVCFTRDAGTGENVFNGEYLINAQGEDVVAGVRTPQQITVLGSKRWAELAQISEEDRKENYPSLEEVMPGLFKELDGYQQKLEKHYRDMQDMEFTIQEGKLWILQTRNGKRTGAGMVKIAMDLLNEGLIDEKEALLRIEPNKLDELLHPVFDPKALKRAHVIAQGLPASPGAATGKIVFFADEAAKFKNSILVRIETSPEDLEGMHIAKGILTARGGMTSHAAVVARGMGKCCISGAGALKINYKARTLTVDGHEYHEGDWISLNGSTGNIIEGKVETVEPELSGEFAEIMKLSDKYAKMKVRTNADTPKDAKIARTFGAEGIGLTRTEHMFFEVDRIKAMREMILADTVKGRKQALQDLLPMQRSDFEGIFEAMEGLPVTIRLLDPPLHEFVPHQLATQKELAEEMHISLQAVKNKVAELEEFNPMLGHRGCRLGNTYPEITEMQTRAIIEAALNLKERGIICKPEIMVPLVGTVDEFIAQECIIRETANAIFEERNDKVEYSVGTMIEVPRAALLADKIAEHADFFSFGTNDLTQMTFGYSRDDAGKFLPIYIQKGILKVDPFEVLDQEGVGQLVQLGTERGRSIKPNLKVGICGEHGGEPSSVEFCYNTGMNYVSCSPYRVPIARLVSAQATIKAERRV; this comes from the coding sequence ATGGAATTACTTGAAGCAGAAAAAACCCGAGTTTACCGATTTGGTAACAAGGTTGCGGACGGAAACAGTAAAATGAAAAATCTTTTAGGAGGTAAGGGAGCCAATCTGGCTGAGATGAGTGCCATTGGAATACCGGTTCCGCCGGGATTTACTATAACAACCGAGGTTTGTACCGAGTATAATTTGCTGGGTGAAGTCGCGGTAATAGATATGATTAGAGATGAAGTTGAAGCTTCAATAACAAATATTGAAACTTTAATGGGAACTCGGTTTGGCGATAAGGACAATCCGTTATTGGTATCTGTACGCTCCGGTGCTCGTGTTTCTATGCCAGGTATGATGGATACCGTTTTAAATTTAGGGTTGAATGATGAAGTCGTGCTGGGTTTAGCTAAAAAAACAAATAACGAACAATTTGCCTGGGATTCTTACCGCCGTTTTATTCAAATGTATGGCGGTGTGGTTTTAGGAATGAAACCCGCTTCAAAAGACGATATCGATCCTTTTGAAGAAATTATGGAAAACCTAAAAGGTAAACGCGGCATTCAGTTAGATACCGAATTTACTGTTCAGGATTTAAAAGATTTAGTATACGATTTTAAAGAAGCCGTTAAAAAACAAACCGGACATAGTTTTCCAACCAATCCATGGGAACAGTTATGGGGCGCCATAATAGCTGTGTTTAACAGTTGGAATGGCGATCGTGCGGTGTATTATAGAAATATGAATGGTTATCCTGCCGACTGGGGAACTGCTGTAAACGTGCAGGCCATGGTGTATGGTAATATGGGAAATAGTTCGGCCACTGGTGTTTGTTTTACCCGTGATGCCGGAACCGGTGAAAACGTATTTAATGGTGAATATTTAATCAATGCACAGGGAGAAGATGTAGTTGCCGGAGTTAGAACGCCACAGCAAATAACTGTTTTAGGATCTAAACGCTGGGCAGAACTGGCTCAGATTTCAGAAGAAGATAGAAAGGAAAATTATCCATCTCTGGAAGAAGTGATGCCAGGTTTATTTAAAGAACTCGATGGCTATCAACAAAAACTTGAAAAGCATTACCGCGATATGCAGGATATGGAGTTCACTATTCAGGAAGGTAAATTATGGATTTTACAAACCAGAAATGGTAAACGTACCGGAGCGGGAATGGTTAAAATTGCCATGGATTTATTAAATGAAGGTTTAATTGATGAAAAAGAAGCTCTGCTTAGAATTGAGCCGAACAAGTTAGATGAATTACTTCATCCGGTATTTGATCCTAAAGCATTAAAACGCGCTCATGTAATAGCTCAAGGTTTACCAGCATCACCAGGTGCTGCAACCGGAAAAATAGTATTCTTTGCCGATGAAGCTGCTAAGTTTAAAAACAGTATTCTGGTACGTATTGAAACCTCTCCTGAAGATTTAGAAGGGATGCATATTGCCAAAGGTATTCTAACCGCTCGCGGTGGAATGACCTCCCACGCAGCCGTTGTGGCTCGTGGCATGGGCAAATGCTGTATCTCGGGAGCTGGTGCTTTAAAAATTAATTATAAAGCACGAACCTTAACTGTTGATGGTCATGAGTATCATGAAGGCGACTGGATTTCTTTAAACGGATCTACCGGAAATATTATTGAAGGAAAAGTGGAAACCGTAGAACCCGAATTAAGCGGTGAATTTGCCGAAATTATGAAGTTGTCTGATAAGTACGCAAAAATGAAAGTGCGTACCAATGCCGACACACCTAAAGATGCTAAAATAGCCAGAACCTTTGGAGCAGAAGGAATCGGACTTACCAGAACTGAGCATATGTTCTTTGAAGTCGATCGAATTAAAGCCATGCGCGAAATGATTCTGGCCGATACCGTTAAAGGACGTAAACAAGCCTTACAAGATTTATTGCCTATGCAACGCTCCGATTTTGAAGGAATTTTTGAAGCTATGGAAGGCCTTCCGGTTACCATCAGATTACTAGACCCACCATTACATGAATTCGTACCTCACCAGTTAGCGACTCAAAAAGAACTGGCAGAGGAAATGCATATTTCACTTCAGGCGGTTAAAAACAAAGTCGCCGAACTGGAAGAGTTTAACCCTATGTTGGGACATCGAGGTTGCCGTTTGGGAAATACCTATCCTGAAATTACCGAAATGCAAACCCGAGCTATAATAGAGGCTGCTCTTAATTTAAAAGAGCGAGGCATTATCTGTAAACCAGAAATTATGGTGCCACTGGTTGGTACGGTAGATGAGTTTATTGCTCAGGAATGCATTATTAGAGAAACAGCGAATGCTATTTTTGAAGAACGCAATGATAAAGTCGAGTATTCGGTCGGGACTATGATAGAAGTGCCAAGAGCTGCTTTATTAGCCGATAAAATTGCTGAACACGCCGATTTCTTCTCTTTCGGAACCAACGATTTAACCCAAATGACGTTCGGATATTCGAGAGATGATGCCGGTAAGTTCCTGCCAATTTACATTCAAAAAGGGATTTTAAAAGTAGATCCTTTTGAAGTTCTGGATCAGGAAGGCGTTGGGCAATTAGTTCAGTTAGGAACTGAACGTGGTAGAAGTATAAAACCTAATTTAAAAGTTGGTATTTGTGGCGAGCATGGGGGAGAACCAAGCTCGGTAGAATTCTGTTATAACACAGGAATGAATTACGTAAGTTGTTCGCCATACAGAGTGCCAATTGCCAGATTAGTTTCGGCGCAAGCCACCATAAAAGCAGAAAGAAGAGTTTAG
- a CDS encoding BspA family leucine-rich repeat surface protein gives MTHSKTFKRPKILFFFLSLLLSSLLFSQVPNNPDAFMATWRITENEKSITIPTYPGEIYDYNIDWGDGTINMHVAGDITHSYTETGDFTVSITGVFPRIYFNSYNSSLEEIPPYTIGVQQLISIDQWGTNAWSSMNSAFNGCLNLQILASDAPNLNQVNDASFMFAFCINLNNNLNHWDVSNITHMEFMFFYCFNFNQLLNNWDVSHVSNMSYLFSACENFNQPLNNWDVSQVTDMSYLFSGCENFDQPLNNWDVSNVTDMASLFERCTNFNQTLNLWNVKNVQDMSYMFYKTTLFNQDISNWNVKNVQEMNAMFFSSTSFNQDISNWNVKNVLNMSYMFSEATSFNQNISKWNVENVQFMDYMFLEASNFNQALGQWNIKNVLNMTDMLYDSGLSTANYDSTLIGWSSKVLQNKVNFQTNTTYCLSQEARQYIIDTYDWNISDGGPAIGFGEDQDNDGLTDCADDCPGDATNTCNAIMCDDDKYQICHRKQNGTYQTLCVSLEDYQMHKAHGDSDGACESASASKIASKTKTTVVSFHEGLTLYPNPANNNITISGLTNTPHTIEIRDITGKLLISNHLNDSNASYTINLTSLPQGLYLFTLKNTKETVVKKIIKE, from the coding sequence ATGACACATTCTAAAACCTTTAAACGCCCTAAAATTTTGTTCTTCTTTTTAAGTTTACTACTTAGTAGCTTACTGTTTTCTCAGGTACCCAACAATCCTGATGCGTTTATGGCAACCTGGAGAATTACGGAAAATGAAAAATCCATAACCATTCCCACTTATCCAGGCGAAATCTATGATTACAATATAGATTGGGGCGATGGTACCATAAACATGCATGTAGCAGGAGATATAACACATAGCTATACAGAAACCGGCGACTTTACCGTAAGTATTACAGGTGTTTTTCCAAGAATTTACTTCAATTCCTACAATAGTTCTCTTGAAGAAATCCCTCCTTACACAATTGGTGTACAACAACTTATAAGCATTGACCAATGGGGCACTAATGCCTGGAGTTCAATGAATTCAGCATTTAACGGTTGTTTAAATTTACAAATATTAGCTTCGGATGCCCCAAATTTAAATCAGGTAAATGATGCTTCTTTTATGTTTGCCTTTTGTATTAACCTAAATAATAATTTAAACCATTGGGATGTTAGTAACATAACTCATATGGAATTTATGTTTTTTTATTGTTTTAATTTTAATCAGCTTTTAAATAACTGGGATGTAAGCCATGTAAGTAATATGAGTTATTTATTTTCTGCATGTGAAAATTTTAACCAACCCTTAAATAACTGGGATGTAAGCCAAGTGACTGATATGAGCTATTTATTTTCTGGCTGTGAAAATTTTGACCAACCTTTAAATAACTGGGATGTCAGTAATGTAACAGATATGGCTTCTTTATTTGAAAGATGTACTAATTTTAACCAGACACTAAATCTTTGGAATGTTAAAAATGTACAAGACATGTCTTACATGTTTTATAAAACTACATTGTTTAATCAAGACATCAGTAACTGGAATGTTAAAAATGTGCAAGAAATGAATGCTATGTTTTTTTCTAGCACATCGTTTAACCAGGATATAAGCAATTGGAACGTTAAAAACGTACTAAACATGTCTTATATGTTTTCTGAGGCAACTTCATTCAACCAGAATATCAGTAAATGGAATGTTGAAAACGTTCAATTTATGGACTACATGTTTCTTGAAGCCTCTAATTTTAACCAAGCCCTGGGGCAATGGAACATAAAAAATGTGTTAAATATGACGGACATGCTTTATGATTCAGGACTGTCTACAGCCAATTACGATAGCACACTTATTGGCTGGAGCTCAAAAGTCTTGCAGAATAAAGTGAATTTTCAAACCAACACCACCTATTGCTTAAGTCAGGAAGCCAGACAGTATATAATTGACACGTATGATTGGAATATATCTGATGGCGGCCCAGCCATAGGTTTTGGCGAAGACCAGGACAACGATGGCCTTACCGATTGTGCAGACGATTGCCCGGGCGATGCTACCAACACCTGCAATGCCATAATGTGCGATGACGACAAATACCAGATTTGCCATCGTAAACAAAACGGCACATACCAAACCCTTTGCGTAAGTCTGGAAGATTACCAAATGCACAAAGCCCACGGCGATAGTGACGGCGCTTGCGAAAGTGCATCGGCTTCTAAAATAGCTTCTAAAACCAAAACAACGGTTGTGTCATTTCATGAAGGCCTGACACTTTACCCAAACCCGGCCAATAACAACATTACCATATCGGGTTTAACCAATACTCCCCACACTATAGAAATTAGAGATATAACCGGAAAGCTCTTAATTTCAAACCACTTAAATGATAGCAATGCTTCATACACCATAAACCTAACCAGTTTACCTCAAGGTTTGTATTTATTTACTTTAAAGAATACCAAAGAAACGGTAGTCAAAAAAATTATAAAAGAATAA